The Nocardioides sp. S-1144 genome includes a region encoding these proteins:
- a CDS encoding GPGG-motif small membrane protein, translated as MGFLLWILAVILVVFGVVQLIQGQILLGVVCIVVGLAVGPGGWSIFNSRKSRA; from the coding sequence ATGGGCTTCCTCTTGTGGATCCTCGCTGTCATCCTCGTCGTCTTCGGCGTCGTGCAGCTCATCCAGGGTCAGATCCTGCTCGGTGTCGTCTGCATCGTCGTGGGCCTCGCGGTCGGCCCCGGTGGCTGGAGCATCTTCAACAGCCGCAAGTCGCGCGCCTGA
- a CDS encoding VOC family protein, which translates to MPRAIHHWDLWVNDAALAADEWGWLLGEVGWEIDLPGQSWVHPDGTYLFVERSPDQVDELHDRLRPGVNHLALTVGTRELLDRVRAESTAHGWHELYAARYPHAGGDDHVALYLENSEGFEVEVVLAP; encoded by the coding sequence ATGCCTCGCGCGATCCACCACTGGGACCTCTGGGTGAACGACGCCGCGCTGGCGGCCGACGAGTGGGGGTGGCTGCTGGGGGAGGTGGGCTGGGAGATCGACCTGCCGGGCCAGTCGTGGGTGCACCCCGACGGCACCTACCTCTTCGTCGAGCGGTCGCCCGACCAGGTCGACGAGCTCCACGACCGGCTCCGCCCGGGGGTCAACCACCTGGCGCTGACCGTCGGGACCCGGGAGTTGCTCGACCGCGTCCGCGCGGAGTCCACGGCCCACGGCTGGCACGAGCTGTACGCCGCGCGCTACCCGCACGCCGGCGGCGACGACCACGTCGCGCTCTACCTGGAGAACTCCGAGGGCTTCGAGGTCGAGGTCGTCCTCGCGCCCTGA